One Sodalis praecaptivus DNA segment encodes these proteins:
- a CDS encoding molybdate ABC transporter permease subunit, giving the protein MIRRPLSPAGWFGAPALLLLALPFITLIGVTSWGEFHLAYGDWNAVAVSLGLSAVSVPLIIVLGTPLALWLARATSPLRRWAEVLVLIPLLTPPLALGILLVSAYGPYSTLGEALATVGLALTNNAAAFVLAQVYGALPYFILSARAAFESVPPSLEDAAKVLGAPPRQVLWRVTLPLARRGLATGLAIAWVRAVGEFGIVLVFSYFPQGIPVKLYINLQNDGVNAVYSLIWLLLLFTLPFPLWCLATGRQWRRLA; this is encoded by the coding sequence ATGATCCGACGCCCGTTGTCGCCGGCCGGCTGGTTCGGCGCGCCGGCGCTGCTGTTGCTGGCGCTGCCGTTTATCACCCTCATTGGCGTGACCTCGTGGGGGGAATTTCATCTGGCCTACGGCGACTGGAATGCCGTAGCGGTGTCGCTCGGCCTCAGCGCGGTTTCCGTGCCGCTCATCATCGTGCTGGGCACGCCGCTGGCGCTGTGGCTGGCTCGTGCCACGTCGCCGCTGCGGCGCTGGGCCGAGGTGCTGGTGCTGATCCCTCTACTGACCCCGCCGCTGGCCCTGGGTATTTTACTGGTATCGGCCTACGGCCCCTACAGTACTTTGGGTGAAGCGCTGGCGACGGTGGGACTGGCCCTGACCAACAATGCCGCGGCTTTTGTGCTGGCGCAGGTTTACGGCGCGCTGCCTTATTTCATCCTGTCGGCGCGAGCGGCCTTTGAAAGCGTACCGCCGTCGCTTGAGGACGCGGCCAAGGTGCTGGGCGCGCCGCCGCGGCAGGTGCTATGGCGCGTAACGCTGCCGCTGGCGCGGCGCGGTCTGGCCACGGGGCTGGCGATCGCCTGGGTGCGCGCCGTCGGTGAATTCGGCATCGTGCTGGTGTTTTCCTATTTCCCGCAGGGGATACCGGTCAAGCTGTATATCAACCTGCAAAATGATGGCGTCAATGCGGTTTATAGCCTGATATGGTTACTGCTGCTGTTTACGCTGCCTTTCCCGCTTTGGTGTTTAGCAACGGGCCGCCAATGGCGCAGGCTCGCCTGA
- a CDS encoding extracellular solute-binding protein has protein sequence MKRHLFKTVLAGTLGIFLALQAQAANEIRVTYAGSMGVVMDKHLGPAFAEKEHLTYQGQGQGAYGMARLLASKKVVADVFVSITPGPMDILKQAGLIDSAVPVASTRMVIAYNPKGKFAPALAAAKEGKADAQPWWKVLQSPGLRFGRTDPVSDPQGQNIVFTLLLAENFYHQPGLAHRILGDVQNPQQVFAEGGLLTRLEAGQVDAASGYESATISAKLPYITLPDEINLSNPDMNEQWYSKVSFPVRDAAGKEKVLHTQPLVFYAAVLKNAPDAQAGRRFISFMQSVAGQQLLKDNGYGQPKGGVLYP, from the coding sequence ATGAAAAGACATCTATTTAAAACGGTACTTGCAGGGACCTTGGGCATTTTCCTCGCGTTGCAGGCGCAGGCGGCGAATGAAATTCGCGTGACCTATGCGGGCTCAATGGGCGTGGTGATGGATAAGCATCTGGGACCGGCATTTGCCGAGAAAGAGCACCTTACTTACCAAGGACAGGGGCAGGGTGCTTACGGTATGGCGCGCCTGCTGGCGTCGAAAAAAGTCGTGGCGGACGTCTTTGTTTCCATCACCCCGGGGCCGATGGATATCCTCAAACAGGCGGGGCTCATTGACAGCGCCGTGCCGGTGGCCAGTACCCGCATGGTGATAGCCTACAATCCGAAAGGCAAATTTGCGCCGGCGCTGGCCGCCGCTAAAGAGGGCAAAGCGGACGCGCAACCCTGGTGGAAAGTGCTGCAAAGCCCCGGGTTGCGTTTTGGCCGCACCGATCCGGTCAGCGATCCGCAGGGGCAAAACATCGTCTTTACGCTGTTGCTGGCGGAAAATTTCTATCATCAGCCCGGTTTGGCGCACCGTATCCTCGGCGACGTGCAAAATCCACAACAGGTGTTTGCTGAAGGCGGATTGCTGACCCGGCTGGAAGCCGGACAGGTGGACGCGGCTTCCGGCTATGAGAGCGCGACGATTTCCGCTAAGCTGCCCTATATCACGCTGCCGGACGAAATCAATCTGAGTAATCCCGATATGAACGAGCAATGGTATAGCAAGGTAAGCTTCCCGGTGCGCGACGCGGCGGGTAAAGAGAAAGTGCTGCACACGCAGCCGCTGGTGTTCTATGCGGCGGTGCTGAAAAATGCCCCCGATGCGCAGGCAGGACGCCGTTTCATCAGCTTTATGCAAAGCGTGGCCGGTCAACAGTTGCTGAAGGATAACGGTTATGGCCAGCCGAAAGGCGGCGTGCTGTATCCGTAA
- the bhsA gene encoding multiple stress resistance protein BhsA, with protein sequence MKMTFIAATALILATFSFPLLAAQEVTSPPPGQQPMGTVSATTYNSSVTDLQQQLEAKADEANASSYRITSAGGTDTMSGTAELYK encoded by the coding sequence ATGAAAATGACATTTATTGCCGCGACGGCGCTTATTCTGGCAACCTTTTCGTTCCCCCTGCTTGCTGCGCAGGAAGTCACCTCGCCGCCGCCCGGACAGCAGCCGATGGGTACCGTTTCCGCCACGACGTACAACAGTAGCGTGACCGATTTACAGCAGCAATTAGAGGCCAAGGCGGATGAAGCGAACGCTTCCTCCTATCGCATTACTTCCGCTGGCGGCACCGATACCATGAGCGGCACCGCAGAATTGTATAAATGA
- the arnT gene encoding lipid IV(A) 4-amino-4-deoxy-L-arabinosyltransferase produces the protein MSGEYKTDGERGDIVWRRGKPGVCATGAVPAAVHPSLRGARPGSFGDKAGIWLGLLAVFFVLTYLVPLEGRLLWQPDETRYAEISREMLASGDWTVPHLLGLRYFEKPLAGYWMNNIGQWLFGSTNFAVRFASVLSTGLSALLVFGLAWTQRHQLRQSVLSALIFLSLLLVFGVGTYSVLDPMLALWLNAAMAAHVFALRANSRTGRFCAWLVFGLACGLGFMTKGFLALVVPAIAVLPVSLYYRQFKSTLGYGALAALLAALVNLPWALRLARLEPDFWRYFFWVEHIQRFAAENAQHRAPLWFYLPVLVLGSLPWLGLLPGALAAGWRARQTQPERFLLLCWVMMPLLFFSVAKGKLLTYILPCMAPLALLLAAHGRECADALRCKVFNANANINTIFALGAIAALLLAGSGMLPCARIYSTGEWPRIVIGTLAFAGWLCFAAVSRRAQGDRWALAALCPLLLSLLVGQIIPQRVIDGNQPQEFIRRHETTLNQSRYVLSNHVGVATALAWELERNDIVMYDDKGELAYGLTYADAQGRHLSREDFPAWLARMRHKGDVALLLLLDRGQDLPPGLPKADMVHRNHRVALLHYQQRP, from the coding sequence ATGAGCGGCGAATACAAGACGGACGGGGAACGGGGCGACATCGTCTGGCGCAGGGGGAAACCCGGCGTTTGCGCCACCGGTGCGGTGCCGGCGGCCGTTCATCCCTCCCTGCGTGGCGCCCGGCCGGGAAGTTTCGGGGATAAGGCCGGGATCTGGCTGGGTCTGCTGGCGGTGTTTTTCGTGCTGACCTATCTGGTACCGCTCGAAGGGAGGCTGTTGTGGCAGCCCGATGAAACCCGCTACGCCGAAATCAGCCGGGAAATGTTGGCCAGCGGCGACTGGACGGTGCCTCATTTACTGGGGCTGCGCTACTTTGAGAAGCCGCTGGCGGGATACTGGATGAATAACATCGGTCAGTGGCTGTTTGGCAGTACCAACTTTGCGGTGCGGTTCGCCTCGGTGCTCAGTACCGGGCTAAGCGCGCTGCTGGTGTTTGGTCTGGCGTGGACGCAGCGGCATCAACTGCGTCAGTCTGTGCTGTCGGCGCTCATATTTCTGTCGCTGCTGCTGGTGTTTGGCGTCGGCACCTACAGCGTGCTGGATCCGATGCTCGCCCTCTGGCTTAACGCCGCCATGGCGGCGCACGTCTTCGCCTTGCGCGCCAACAGCCGGACGGGGCGATTCTGCGCCTGGTTGGTGTTCGGCCTCGCCTGCGGCCTGGGCTTTATGACCAAGGGGTTTCTTGCCCTGGTGGTACCCGCTATCGCGGTCCTGCCGGTGTCGCTTTACTACCGGCAGTTTAAGTCAACGTTAGGGTACGGCGCATTGGCAGCGCTGCTGGCGGCGCTGGTCAATTTGCCCTGGGCGCTGAGGCTGGCGCGGCTGGAGCCGGATTTCTGGCGCTACTTTTTTTGGGTAGAACATATTCAGCGCTTCGCCGCGGAAAATGCCCAGCACAGGGCCCCGCTTTGGTTTTACCTGCCGGTGCTGGTGTTGGGGTCGTTGCCCTGGCTGGGGCTGCTGCCGGGCGCATTGGCCGCGGGCTGGCGCGCGCGCCAGACGCAGCCGGAACGCTTCTTGCTTCTGTGCTGGGTGATGATGCCGCTGCTGTTCTTCAGCGTGGCGAAAGGAAAATTGCTGACCTATATCCTGCCGTGTATGGCGCCGCTGGCGTTGCTGCTGGCGGCCCACGGGCGAGAGTGCGCCGACGCGCTGCGGTGTAAGGTCTTCAACGCCAACGCGAATATCAATACCATCTTCGCGCTGGGCGCCATCGCCGCCCTGTTGCTGGCGGGCAGCGGTATGCTGCCGTGCGCGCGAATTTACTCCACCGGCGAGTGGCCGCGCATTGTCATCGGTACGCTGGCGTTCGCCGGTTGGCTGTGTTTTGCCGCGGTGTCGCGACGGGCACAGGGGGACCGCTGGGCGCTGGCGGCGCTTTGTCCGCTACTGTTAAGCCTGTTGGTGGGGCAGATCATTCCCCAACGCGTCATTGATGGGAATCAGCCGCAGGAATTCATCCGCCGTCATGAGACCACGCTCAACCAAAGCCGCTATGTGCTCAGTAATCATGTCGGCGTAGCGACGGCGCTGGCCTGGGAGCTGGAGCGCAACGATATCGTCATGTATGACGATAAAGGCGAGTTAGCCTACGGTTTGACTTACGCCGATGCGCAGGGACGCCATCTGAGCCGGGAGGATTTTCCCGCGTGGCTAGCGCGGATGCGCCATAAGGGGGACGTGGCGCTGCTGCTGTTGCTTGATCGCGGGCAGGATCTGCCGCCCGGCCTGCCGAAGGCGGATATGGTGCACCGTAATCACCGCGTGGCGCTGCTCCACTATCAGCAGCGGCCATGA
- a CDS encoding glycosyltransferase, whose product MSNVARLSSVSVVIPLFNEELNLPALLLRTEAACRQLGLPYEIILVDDGSRDGTSALLRAAAQAPASRFVAVLLNRNYGQHPAIMAGFSQARGEVIITLDADLQSPPEEIPRMVSIASEGYDIVGAIRANRRDGWPRRLASVAVNGIIRRVTGKSTADYGCALRAYRRPIVTALLQSRERGIVPILANRLTERITDIEISHAPRKHGTSGGRTLSGFHRLCDLAATLVTAPLRLLSVIGGIVALAGFCMGLGMLLLRCLLGQVWAGDGVFTLFAFLFTFVGAQLLALALLGEYLGRIYQILRDRPGAVIRQVVGASPAARGEISS is encoded by the coding sequence GTGTCTAACGTCGCGCGTTTGAGCTCGGTTTCGGTCGTCATTCCCCTTTTCAACGAGGAACTAAACCTGCCGGCCCTGCTGCTGCGCACCGAGGCCGCCTGTCGCCAGCTTGGGCTGCCCTACGAAATTATCCTGGTGGATGACGGTAGCCGCGATGGCACCTCCGCGCTGTTGCGCGCCGCCGCCCAGGCGCCCGCCAGTCGGTTTGTGGCGGTGCTGCTCAACCGTAATTATGGGCAACACCCCGCCATCATGGCCGGCTTCAGCCAGGCGCGGGGAGAGGTGATCATTACCCTCGACGCCGATTTGCAGTCGCCGCCGGAAGAGATTCCGCGCATGGTGAGCATTGCCAGCGAAGGCTATGACATCGTAGGCGCAATTCGTGCCAACCGCCGAGATGGCTGGCCGCGCCGGCTGGCCTCCGTTGCGGTGAACGGGATTATCCGTCGCGTCACCGGTAAAAGCACGGCGGACTATGGCTGTGCGCTGCGCGCCTATCGTCGGCCCATCGTCACGGCGCTGCTGCAAAGCCGCGAGCGCGGCATCGTTCCCATCCTGGCGAACAGATTGACCGAGCGCATTACCGATATAGAGATAAGCCACGCGCCGCGAAAGCACGGCACATCAGGGGGCAGAACCCTGAGCGGCTTTCACCGTCTGTGCGATCTGGCCGCGACGCTGGTTACCGCCCCGCTGCGTCTGCTGAGCGTTATCGGCGGTATCGTCGCCCTGGCCGGGTTTTGCATGGGGCTGGGGATGCTGCTGCTGCGCTGCCTGCTGGGCCAGGTCTGGGCCGGGGACGGCGTGTTTACGCTTTTCGCCTTTCTCTTCACCTTCGTCGGGGCACAGCTTCTGGCGCTGGCGCTGCTCGGCGAGTATCTCGGCCGCATCTACCAGATCCTGCGCGACCGACCCGGTGCGGTAATCCGGCAGGTTGTGGGCGCGTCACCGGCCGCGCGCGGCGAGATATCGTCATGA
- a CDS encoding cupin domain-containing protein — MTRPDFIRHWQELEDDGNDTYEGDNERFSFGAPLGRALGLTRIGIHHERLPPGRRSTYPHAESQEEEFVYVLAGNPDVWLNGELYPLSPGDAVGLPAGTGICHTFINNTADDVMLLVVGEADKPENRIRYPMNPEYEARRADRWLDYPDLPFGDHDGKPAVPRP; from the coding sequence ATGACACGACCCGACTTTATCCGCCACTGGCAAGAATTAGAAGACGATGGCAACGACACCTATGAAGGCGATAACGAACGTTTCAGCTTCGGTGCGCCGCTCGGGCGGGCGCTGGGGCTGACGCGTATCGGCATCCACCATGAGCGTTTACCCCCCGGGCGGCGCAGCACCTATCCCCACGCGGAAAGCCAGGAAGAGGAATTCGTCTATGTCCTGGCGGGCAATCCCGACGTCTGGCTAAACGGGGAGCTGTACCCTCTGTCGCCGGGTGATGCGGTCGGGTTGCCGGCCGGTACCGGAATTTGCCATACCTTCATTAATAACACCGCAGACGATGTGATGCTGCTGGTGGTGGGGGAGGCCGACAAGCCGGAGAACCGGATCCGCTACCCCATGAATCCCGAGTATGAAGCGCGCCGCGCCGACCGCTGGTTGGATTATCCCGATCTGCCTTTCGGCGATCACGACGGCAAACCGGCCGTGCCGCGGCCTTGA
- a CDS encoding DoxX family protein: MFASLNNGFSRLSDHPDFAKLLLRLTFGILMLFHGAFKMQHGVGWIGGLLAQHGLPAFIAYGAYIGEIVTPLMILIGFMTRPAALIYAINLVVATLLVHTADFFTRTQVGAWKLETEALYFMGGIIIMLLGAGRYVLVSNPRLQ, from the coding sequence ATGTTCGCTTCCCTGAATAACGGTTTTTCCAGGCTGTCCGACCATCCTGACTTCGCCAAGTTGTTACTGCGCCTGACTTTCGGGATCCTCATGCTGTTTCACGGCGCGTTCAAAATGCAGCACGGCGTGGGCTGGATCGGCGGCCTACTGGCGCAGCACGGGCTGCCGGCGTTCATCGCCTATGGCGCCTATATCGGTGAAATCGTGACGCCACTGATGATACTCATTGGTTTCATGACCCGTCCCGCCGCGCTGATTTACGCCATCAATTTAGTGGTCGCGACCCTGCTGGTGCATACCGCCGATTTCTTTACCCGTACCCAGGTCGGCGCCTGGAAGCTGGAAACGGAAGCGCTATACTTCATGGGCGGCATTATTATTATGCTGCTTGGCGCCGGCCGCTATGTGCTGGTAAGTAACCCGCGACTTCAGTAG
- a CDS encoding DUF1003 domain-containing protein, whose product MDAKSKKQLEELRASSRSEHATLLMPSSDAIAPRTLGQRMADTITAVIGTWTFIIIQTIIIIGWTSYNLLMGKSGFDPYPFILLNLFLSFQAAYTAPAIMMSQKREGEVDRYRAEIASNVNVKSDLEMYALHDKIDYLITWKAISLPRLKSNWRIFPVNWKKSNVSSVRNNVSNLPHRRRCRRIYSKNLVREFDWRLILFIVRIVFTVNPMSGISHVRFPE is encoded by the coding sequence ATGGACGCCAAATCAAAAAAACAGCTTGAAGAATTACGGGCGAGCAGTCGCAGTGAGCATGCAACGTTATTAATGCCTTCTTCGGATGCCATCGCGCCACGGACTTTGGGCCAGCGCATGGCCGATACCATTACCGCGGTGATTGGGACCTGGACCTTTATTATTATCCAGACCATCATCATTATTGGCTGGACCAGTTATAACTTGTTGATGGGCAAAAGCGGCTTCGATCCGTACCCCTTTATCCTGCTGAATTTATTTTTATCCTTCCAGGCGGCCTATACCGCGCCGGCGATTATGATGAGCCAGAAAAGGGAGGGGGAAGTGGATCGCTATCGAGCGGAAATCGCCTCTAACGTTAACGTCAAATCGGATCTGGAAATGTACGCGCTGCACGATAAAATTGATTACCTGATTACCTGGAAGGCGATATCGTTACCTCGATTAAAGAGCAATTGGCGGATATTTCCCGTCAACTGGAAGAAATCAAACGTCAGCAGCGTCCGCAATAATGTCTCGAACCTACCCCATCGGCGCCGCTGTCGGCGCATTTATTCGAAGAACTTAGTCAGGGAATTTGATTGGAGATTGATACTTTTTATCGTTAGGATTGTTTTTACTGTAAATCCTATGAGCGGTATCTCCCATGTTCGCTTCCCTGAATAA
- a CDS encoding O-methyltransferase: MEKRWSEVDRYIAAKLIPDDPVFSQTLVANQRAGLPAQDVAPNQGKFLHIVALMIQARRILEIGTLGGYSTLWLARALPPSGRIVTLEANARHAEVARDNLRRAGVLDQVELRTGPALASLPTLTGPFDLIFIDADKPANPEYLAWAIKLSRPGTVIIGDNVVRAGELVNAHSEDERVQGVRRFFDRLGEDQRLISTALQTVGGKGWDGFSLTWVR, from the coding sequence ATGGAAAAACGCTGGTCAGAGGTAGACCGTTATATCGCGGCAAAACTGATTCCTGACGATCCCGTGTTCAGCCAGACGCTGGTAGCCAACCAGCGCGCCGGACTGCCGGCGCAGGATGTCGCCCCCAATCAGGGGAAATTTCTGCATATTGTGGCGCTGATGATTCAGGCTCGGCGCATATTGGAAATCGGCACGCTCGGCGGTTACAGCACCCTTTGGCTAGCGCGGGCGCTGCCGCCGTCAGGCCGGATTGTGACGCTTGAGGCCAACGCCCGCCATGCCGAGGTGGCGCGGGACAACCTCCGACGGGCCGGCGTCCTCGACCAGGTCGAGCTGCGTACGGGTCCGGCGCTGGCCAGCCTACCGACGCTGACCGGGCCGTTCGATTTGATTTTTATTGATGCGGACAAACCCGCCAATCCCGAATACCTGGCCTGGGCCATTAAACTATCCCGCCCGGGCACGGTCATTATCGGCGACAATGTGGTGCGCGCAGGGGAACTGGTAAATGCGCACAGCGAGGATGAACGGGTCCAGGGCGTGCGGCGATTTTTTGACCGGCTCGGGGAAGATCAACGGCTTATCTCCACCGCGCTTCAGACGGTGGGCGGCAAAGGTTGGGACGGTTTCAGCCTGACCTGGGTGCGCTAA
- a CDS encoding ABC transporter ATP-binding protein, whose translation MTTPLLEFREVDVNYGPIQALQKVSLRIDEGETVALIGANGAGKSTLLMSIFGQPRIGGGQILYRGEDISRKSAHYVAANGIAQSPEGRRVFPDMTVEENLLMGSIAIGTRYQALDLARMYQLFPRLEERRGQRAMTMSGGEQQMLAIARALMSRPKLLLLDEPSLGLAPIIVKQIFQILRELAAGGMTLFLVEQNAHHALTLSDRGYVMVNGQIRMSGPGKALLGNEEVRKAYLGGI comes from the coding sequence ATGACGACCCCTTTACTGGAATTTCGCGAGGTGGACGTCAACTATGGCCCCATCCAGGCGCTGCAGAAGGTTTCGCTGCGGATCGATGAAGGCGAAACCGTGGCGCTAATCGGCGCCAACGGCGCCGGCAAATCCACGCTGTTGATGTCCATCTTTGGACAGCCGCGTATCGGCGGCGGCCAGATCCTCTATCGAGGGGAAGATATCAGCCGTAAATCCGCCCATTACGTGGCCGCCAACGGCATCGCGCAGTCGCCGGAGGGGCGGCGGGTATTCCCCGATATGACGGTGGAGGAAAATTTATTGATGGGCAGTATCGCCATCGGCACCCGCTATCAGGCTCTGGATCTGGCGCGGATGTATCAGCTGTTTCCTCGGCTGGAGGAGCGGCGCGGCCAGCGCGCAATGACGATGTCCGGCGGCGAGCAGCAAATGCTGGCCATCGCCCGCGCGCTGATGAGCCGGCCCAAACTGCTGCTGCTCGATGAGCCGAGCCTGGGGCTGGCGCCGATTATCGTCAAGCAGATTTTCCAGATCTTGCGCGAGCTGGCGGCCGGCGGAATGACCCTCTTCCTGGTGGAGCAAAACGCGCATCACGCGCTTACGCTGTCCGATCGCGGCTATGTGATGGTTAACGGCCAGATTCGCATGAGCGGTCCCGGCAAAGCGCTGCTCGGCAACGAGGAGGTGCGCAAAGCTTATCTGGGCGGCATCTAA
- a CDS encoding ABC transporter ATP-binding protein: MSETILSVAHLHMRFGGIKALNDVNLDVARGSITALIGPNGAGKTTVFNCLTGFYRASGGQIMLNTRRRRINVIEVLGERLRLADGFHPTRLGRRLFYKMFGGTHLVNRAGLARTFQNIRLFREMSVVENLLVAQHMQINRNLLAGILNTPAYRRAESQALNRAFYWLEVVDLVSCANRLAGEMSYGQQRRLEIARAMCTGPEMICLDEPAAGLNPVETRALSRIIRTLRDDHGMTVLLIEHDMGMVMDISDQVIVLDHGDVIASGPPQAVQKDPRVIAAYLGTDEQAVTL; the protein is encoded by the coding sequence ATGAGTGAAACGATACTGAGCGTGGCGCATTTGCATATGCGGTTTGGCGGCATCAAAGCGCTGAATGATGTTAATCTGGACGTGGCGCGCGGCTCTATTACCGCGCTTATCGGCCCGAACGGCGCCGGCAAGACCACCGTCTTCAATTGCCTGACCGGATTTTATCGGGCCAGCGGCGGACAGATCATGCTTAACACCCGGCGGCGCCGCATCAATGTCATCGAGGTGTTGGGGGAGAGACTGCGCTTGGCGGACGGGTTTCATCCCACCCGGCTTGGCAGGCGGCTTTTTTATAAAATGTTCGGCGGCACCCATCTGGTCAATCGCGCCGGTCTGGCGCGCACCTTTCAGAATATTCGCCTGTTCCGCGAGATGTCGGTGGTGGAGAACCTGCTGGTGGCGCAGCATATGCAGATTAACCGCAATTTGTTGGCCGGAATATTAAATACGCCAGCCTATCGCCGCGCGGAGAGCCAGGCGCTGAATCGCGCCTTTTACTGGCTGGAGGTGGTGGATTTGGTCAGCTGCGCCAACCGGTTGGCGGGCGAGATGTCTTATGGTCAACAGCGGCGGCTGGAGATCGCCCGCGCGATGTGTACCGGGCCTGAGATGATTTGCCTTGATGAACCGGCGGCCGGCTTAAACCCGGTGGAAACGCGCGCGCTGAGCCGTATTATCCGCACGCTGCGCGATGATCACGGTATGACCGTATTGTTGATTGAACATGATATGGGCATGGTGATGGACATATCCGATCAGGTTATCGTGCTGGATCACGGCGACGTCATCGCCAGCGGGCCGCCGCAGGCGGTGCAAAAAGACCCGCGGGTTATCGCGGCCTATCTGGGCACCGATGAACAGGCGGTGACGCTATGA